The following are encoded together in the Streptomyces rapamycinicus NRRL 5491 genome:
- a CDS encoding DMT family transporter: MVTILLSIMFALLAAGSNALGTVLQRRAALTVPASPSLRIGLIRDLVHTPVWFGGMLGVIFAALFQALALATGSLAAVQPIFILELPLALVIGGMVFHVGLSRKAWLCVVCIVAGLALVLLSLAPTGGREQVPGIWWLPALAVTGGIGTTLVLTGLRRPAGLMRAASLAAAAAIGNAVTAALVKSAMNILSAQGAVAFFTAWQTYSFAAVGAFSLFLLGVAMQGGPLIGSQPALTLGDASVSFCLGVTLYGEQPRAGFWLVPALMGLGVLLYGVFGLSHTRCLAQCLGPGRDELDAMGQPATARG; this comes from the coding sequence ATGGTGACGATCCTGCTGTCGATCATGTTCGCTCTGCTCGCGGCCGGCAGCAATGCGCTCGGAACGGTATTGCAGCGGCGCGCGGCGCTCACCGTTCCCGCGTCACCGTCATTGCGCATCGGGCTGATCCGCGACCTCGTGCACACTCCCGTCTGGTTCGGCGGAATGCTCGGCGTCATCTTCGCCGCCCTCTTTCAAGCGCTCGCTCTGGCCACCGGATCACTGGCCGCCGTACAGCCCATTTTCATTCTCGAACTCCCCCTCGCCCTGGTGATCGGAGGAATGGTCTTTCATGTCGGGCTGTCCCGGAAGGCATGGCTCTGTGTGGTCTGCATCGTGGCCGGACTGGCTCTGGTCCTCCTCTCGCTGGCGCCCACCGGAGGGCGTGAACAGGTGCCCGGGATCTGGTGGCTGCCCGCGCTCGCGGTCACCGGAGGGATCGGTACCACCCTCGTGCTCACCGGTCTGCGGCGCCCCGCCGGTCTGATGCGCGCGGCCTCGCTCGCGGCGGCGGCGGCCATCGGAAACGCCGTCACCGCGGCATTGGTCAAGTCGGCCATGAACATCCTCTCCGCTCAGGGCGCCGTGGCCTTCTTCACCGCATGGCAGACGTACAGCTTCGCGGCCGTCGGCGCCTTTTCGCTGTTCCTGCTCGGCGTGGCCATGCAAGGGGGCCCGCTCATCGGCTCGCAGCCCGCTCTGACGCTGGGCGACGCCTCGGTGAGTTTCTGTCTCGGTGTGACGCTCTACGGGGAGCAGCCGCGCGCCGGATTCTGGCTCGTACCGGCGCTGATGGGGCTGGGTGTGCTCCTCTACGGAGTCTTCGGGCTGTCCCACACCCGATGCCTCGCCCAGTGCCTCGGCCCGGGCCGGGACGAGCTCGATGCCATGGGGCAGCCCGCCACGGCGCGCGGGTGA
- a CDS encoding glycoside hydrolase family 65 protein encodes MISHHAYAVEPWCLRETELNLDVLAQSESVFSVSNGHVGWRGNLDEGEPHALPGSYLNGVHEQHPLPYAEGGYGFPESGQTVINVTNGKLIRLLVDDEPFDLRYGRLRSHERVLDLRTGLLHRVCEWTSPVGKAVRVRSTRMISFSQRAIAAVAYEVEPLDDRTNVVVQSELVANEQLPTLSGDPRVGAALESCLLPEENFARDLRLRLVHRTAASGQRVAAAADHVVRGPGSTRTSGESTDDVGRVTVTAVLDPGERLRVEKFVAYGWSGFRSLPAVRDQVEAALSSARNTGWQGLVDQQREFLDGFWHHSDIEVDGDAEIQQAVRFALFHVLQAGTRAEQRAIPAKGLTGSGYDGHAFWDTEAFVLPLLTYASPNCVAEALHWRQNTLPAARERARQLGLRGAAFPWRTIDGAECSGYWPAGTAAFHINADIAAAVVRYVRASGDTDFERRTGVELLVETARLWRSLGHHDSGGRFHIDGVTGPDEYSALANDNAYTNLMARANLRAAADAAERHSAEAAALGVDEAEAAAWRDAARAMSVPYVHALGLHEQSAGYTGLDVWDFEGTPPEHYPLMLHFPYFDLYRKQVVKQADLVLAMFLCGDAFERDQKARNFAYYEPLTVRDSSLSACVQCVMAAEVGHLRLAYDYLGEAALMDLADLEKNTRDGLHIASLAGTWIGLVAGFGGLRDYGDVLYFAPRLPESLHRLAFSLRVRQSCLRVDITGSQVTYALRQGDPVRISHGGELITLSEDTPQTRPLAPPTALPEPAQPPGRRPGPRR; translated from the coding sequence GTGATCAGCCACCACGCCTATGCCGTCGAGCCCTGGTGTCTGCGCGAGACCGAGCTCAACCTGGACGTACTGGCCCAGAGCGAATCCGTCTTCTCGGTGTCCAACGGGCATGTCGGCTGGCGCGGCAACCTCGACGAGGGCGAGCCGCACGCCCTGCCCGGCAGCTATCTCAACGGTGTGCACGAGCAGCATCCGCTGCCGTACGCGGAGGGCGGTTACGGATTCCCCGAGTCCGGCCAGACGGTCATCAACGTGACCAACGGCAAGCTGATCCGGCTGCTGGTCGACGACGAACCGTTCGACCTGCGCTACGGGCGGTTGCGCTCCCATGAGCGGGTGCTCGATCTGCGTACCGGACTGCTCCACCGCGTCTGCGAGTGGACCTCACCGGTCGGCAAGGCGGTGCGGGTGCGCTCCACCAGGATGATCTCCTTCAGCCAGCGCGCCATCGCCGCGGTCGCCTACGAAGTGGAGCCGCTGGACGACCGGACCAACGTGGTCGTGCAGTCGGAGCTCGTCGCCAATGAGCAACTGCCCACGCTCAGCGGCGATCCCCGGGTCGGCGCCGCCCTGGAGTCATGCCTGCTGCCCGAGGAGAACTTCGCGCGCGACCTGCGGCTGCGCCTGGTACACCGTACGGCGGCGAGCGGGCAGCGGGTCGCGGCCGCCGCCGACCACGTGGTGCGGGGCCCCGGATCCACCCGTACCTCCGGCGAGAGCACGGATGACGTGGGCCGCGTGACCGTCACCGCCGTGCTCGACCCCGGCGAGCGGCTGCGCGTCGAGAAGTTCGTGGCGTACGGCTGGTCCGGATTCCGCTCGCTGCCCGCCGTCCGGGACCAGGTCGAGGCCGCGCTCAGCAGTGCGCGCAACACCGGCTGGCAGGGCCTGGTCGACCAGCAGCGGGAGTTCCTCGACGGCTTCTGGCACCACTCCGACATCGAGGTCGACGGTGACGCGGAGATCCAGCAGGCCGTGCGCTTCGCCCTCTTCCACGTACTCCAGGCGGGCACCCGGGCCGAACAGCGGGCGATCCCGGCCAAGGGCCTGACCGGCTCCGGCTACGACGGACACGCCTTCTGGGACACCGAGGCGTTCGTGCTGCCGCTGCTCACCTACGCCTCGCCGAACTGCGTCGCCGAGGCCCTGCACTGGCGGCAGAACACCCTGCCCGCGGCGCGGGAGCGCGCCCGGCAGCTCGGACTGCGGGGTGCGGCCTTCCCATGGCGCACGATCGACGGCGCGGAGTGCTCCGGGTACTGGCCGGCCGGAACCGCGGCCTTCCACATCAACGCGGATATCGCGGCGGCCGTCGTGCGCTACGTCCGGGCCTCCGGCGACACGGACTTCGAGCGGCGGACGGGGGTGGAGCTGCTGGTGGAGACGGCCCGGCTGTGGCGCTCCCTCGGCCATCACGACTCCGGGGGGCGCTTCCACATCGACGGCGTCACCGGCCCCGACGAGTACAGCGCGCTCGCGAACGACAACGCGTACACCAACCTCATGGCCCGGGCCAATCTGCGGGCCGCGGCGGATGCGGCCGAGCGCCACTCGGCGGAGGCCGCGGCGCTCGGTGTCGACGAGGCGGAGGCCGCCGCATGGCGCGATGCCGCCAGGGCGATGTCCGTGCCGTACGTCCACGCGCTGGGCCTCCATGAGCAGTCGGCGGGCTACACCGGGCTCGACGTATGGGACTTCGAGGGCACGCCACCCGAGCACTATCCGCTGATGCTGCACTTCCCGTACTTCGACCTGTACCGGAAACAGGTGGTCAAACAGGCGGACCTGGTGCTGGCGATGTTCCTGTGCGGCGATGCCTTCGAACGCGACCAGAAGGCGCGGAACTTCGCCTACTACGAGCCGCTGACCGTCCGGGACTCCTCGCTGTCGGCCTGTGTGCAGTGTGTGATGGCCGCCGAAGTGGGCCATCTGCGCCTGGCCTACGACTACTTGGGCGAGGCCGCGCTGATGGACCTGGCCGACCTGGAGAAGAACACCCGCGACGGACTGCACATCGCCTCGCTGGCGGGCACCTGGATCGGACTGGTCGCCGGTTTCGGCGGGCTGCGCGACTACGGGGACGTCCTGTACTTCGCGCCCCGGCTTCCCGAGAGCCTCCACCGGCTGGCCTTCTCGCTGCGGGTCCGGCAGAGCTGTCTGCGGGTCGACATCACGGGCTCGCAGGTCACCTATGCGTTGCGGCAAGGCGACCCCGTCCGGATCAGCCACGGCGGCGAGCTCATCACCCTCTCCGAGGACACCCCGCAGACCCGCCCGCTCGCCCCGCCGACCGCCCTCCCCGAGCCCGCCCAGCCACCGGGCCGACGGCCCGGACCACGCCGCTGA